One segment of Neoarius graeffei isolate fNeoGra1 chromosome 20, fNeoGra1.pri, whole genome shotgun sequence DNA contains the following:
- the si:dkey-66i24.7 gene encoding uncharacterized protein si:dkey-66i24.7, translating to MEVIESVVTENTEGGNSANTVSTLDTEKSKTEFVWTLQATWHLVHVRLDMESEFDQPLCKKKRLWEHVAERVTARLRADGYTDIPARAFECDLKWRNMLATYRKNVERARCLGTHAVHWEFFRAMHEVLGRSYEEIEARRKAKLNNTKLGKAMASKRYTPILPTPTLMTPTSSHTPAHPPRDVLQLYLELQERKLNMWAQQKALEERKIEAINNLARAISSLAQDTATTPQNDTVSDSLTSLSSQH from the exons ATGGAGGTGATCGAGTCCGTAGTCACGGAAAACACCGAGGGCGGAAATTCAGCCAACACAGTTTCAACGCTGGACACCGAAAAGTCCAAAACAG AGTTTGTGTGGACGTTACAGGCCACGTGGCATTTGGTCCACGTTCGTCTGGACATGGAGTCGGAGTTCGATCAGCCGCTGTGTAAGAAGAAGAGGCTGTGGGAGCACGTGGCCGAGCGAGTGACTGCGAGGTTAAGAGCCGATGGCTACACAGACATCCCGGCCCGAGCCTTCGAATGCGACCTGAAGTGGAGGAACATGTTGGCAACATACAGGAAGAACGTAGAACGTGCTCGGTGTCTCGGCACGCATGCTGTGCACTGGGAGTTCTTCAGGGCCATGCATGAGGTTCTCGGCCGCAGCTATGAGGAGATCGAGGCTCGGCGCAAAGCCAAGCTGAACAACACCAAGCTGGGGAAGGCGATGGCGAGTAAACGCTACACGCCCATTCTGCCCACGCCCACCCTCATGACCCCCACTTCCAGCCACACCCCTGCCCACCCTCCCCGGGACGTTCTGCAGCTGTACCTGGAGCTCCAGGAGCGCAAGCTGAACATGTGGGCTCAGCAGAAAGCACTAGAGGAGAGGAAGATTGAAGCCATCAACAACCTGGCACGTGCCATCAGCAGCCTGGCGCAGGACACAGCGACCACACCCCAAAACGACACCGTCTCGGACTCCCTCACTTCCCTTTCCTCACAGCATTAA